A window of Festucalex cinctus isolate MCC-2025b chromosome 6, RoL_Fcin_1.0, whole genome shotgun sequence contains these coding sequences:
- the rps3a gene encoding small ribosomal subunit protein eS1, whose protein sequence is MAVGKNKRLTKGGKKGAKKKIVDPFSKKDWYDVKAPAMFIIRNLGKTLVTRTQGTRIASDGLKGRVFEVSLADLQNDEVAFRKFKLITEDVQGKNCLTNFHGMDLTRDKMCSMVKKWQTMIEAHVDVKTTDGYLLRLFCVGFTKKRTNQIRKTSYAQHQQVRQIRKKMVEIMTREVQTNDLKEVVNKLIPDSVGKDIEKACQSIYPLHDVYVRKVKMLKKPKFELGKLMELHGEGGSSGAAKATGDDTGAKVERADGYEPPIQETV, encoded by the exons ATGGCAGTCGGCAAGAATAAGAGGCTGACCAAAGGCGGCAAAAAGGGTGCCAAAAAGAAGAT TGTGGACCCTTTCTCCAAAAAGGACTGGTATGATGTCAAGGCGCCGGCCATGTTCATCATCCGCAATCTTGGCAAGACCTTGGTCACCAGGACTCAGGGAACCA GAATCGCCTCAGACGGTCTGAAGGGACGCGTGTTTGAGGTGAGCCTCGCCGACCTGCAGAACGACGAGGTGGCCTTCCGCAAGTTCAAGCTGATCACAGAGGACGTGCAGGGCAAAAACTGCCTCACCAACTTCCACGGCATGGACCTGACCCGTGACAAGATGTGCTCCATGGTCAAGAAGTGGCAG ACCATGATCGAGGCCCACGTGGACGTGAAGACAACCGATGGCTATCTGCTGCGTCTTTTCTGCGTGGGCTTCACCAAGAAGCGCACCAACCAGATCCGCAAGACTTCGTATGCGCAGCACCAGCAGGTGCGCCAGATCCGCAAGAAGATGGTGGAGATCATGACCCGCGAGGTGCAGACCAACGACCTGAAGGAGGTCGTTAACAAGCT gatCCCTGACAGTGTTGGCAAAGACATCGAGAAGGCCTGCCAGTCCATCTACCCCCTGCACGACGTCTACGTCCGCAAGGTCAAAATGTTGAAGAAGCCCAAGTTTGAGT TGGGCAAACTGATGGAGCTCCACGGCGAGGGAGGTTCCAGCGGCGCCGCCAAAGCTACTGGAGACGACACCGGAGCCAAGGTGGAGAGGGCCGACGGTTACGAGCCCCCCATCCAGGAGACAGTTTAA